Proteins encoded together in one Pseudomonas sp. ADAK13 window:
- the bcsQ gene encoding cellulose biosynthesis protein BcsQ has translation MSRTDDLFELFDKTTASDVQGMDSMLQFFEDIPVDDSASLNMGSGASFSRHSPCANEQPRDAATIRANVVALVSVNGGVGRSTLATALSSGLQRAGRPVVALDLDPQNALYHHFGLSHTLPGIGRTSLQNERWSHILHSGFAGCQVITFGETDIRQQEDLQRWLKQEPDWLAQHLSALNLSEQDTVIIDTPAGNNVYLHQALNVADVVLVIAQADAASLGTLEQMEQLLVPHLDRQPALRCHFVINQLDETSGFSLDMVEVFRKRLGDNLLEVVHRDPAISEALAFGSDPLDNEATSMACDDINELCRLLIAR, from the coding sequence ATGAGCCGAACCGATGATCTTTTTGAGTTGTTTGATAAGACAACTGCCAGTGATGTCCAGGGAATGGATTCGATGCTGCAATTCTTCGAAGACATCCCCGTCGATGACAGCGCCAGCCTCAACATGGGCAGCGGCGCGTCGTTCTCCCGACATTCCCCTTGTGCCAACGAGCAGCCACGCGACGCCGCGACCATCCGTGCGAACGTGGTGGCGCTGGTGTCCGTCAATGGCGGGGTCGGCCGCAGCACCCTGGCCACCGCGCTGAGCAGCGGTTTGCAGCGCGCGGGCCGGCCGGTGGTGGCGCTGGACCTGGACCCGCAAAATGCCCTCTATCACCACTTCGGCTTGAGCCACACCTTGCCCGGCATCGGGCGCACCAGCCTGCAGAACGAGCGCTGGAGCCACATCCTTCATTCAGGCTTCGCCGGTTGCCAGGTGATCACTTTTGGTGAAACCGATATCCGCCAGCAGGAAGACCTCCAGCGCTGGCTGAAACAGGAACCGGATTGGCTGGCGCAGCACCTGTCGGCCCTGAATTTGAGTGAGCAGGACACGGTGATCATCGACACGCCGGCGGGCAATAACGTCTACCTGCACCAGGCGCTGAACGTGGCCGATGTGGTGCTGGTCATCGCCCAGGCGGATGCCGCCTCCCTGGGCACCCTGGAGCAGATGGAGCAGTTGCTGGTGCCGCACCTTGATCGCCAGCCGGCGCTGCGTTGCCACTTCGTGATCAACCAGCTCGACGAGACTTCCGGCTTCAGCCTGGACATGGTCGAGGTGTTCAGGAAGCGCCTGGGTGACAACCTGCTGGAGGTGGTGCACCGGGACCCGGCGATCAGCGAGGCCCTGGCTTTTGGCAGCGACCCGCTGGATAACGAAGCGACGAGCATGGCCTGTGACGATATCAACGAGCTTTGCCGCCTGTTGATTGCCCGTTGA
- a CDS encoding alginate O-acetyltransferase AlgX-related protein gives MPAPTAPTPPSELAIRTSPLAGWVLVPFLAAGLLSCVWLMVKGPVSFLPPKVDSDMLLHGDVTHRFAKELSKAPMAIEAANLERGASWLVFSDTGPRVRQGCPGWLFISDELKLNRHAEDNARTKADAVIDLKKQLGLRGIDLQVVVVPDKTRIAAAQRCGVYRPAVLEGRVQQWTTLLQAAGVEALDLTDTLKPLGPDAFLRTDTHWSEIGSNAGARAVAQRIQQRGIQATPEQAFDITQAPLAPRPGDLVRLAGLDWLPPKLQPVGEQVAASTAHEKGPAASSNPDDLFSDAGLPNVALIGTSFSRNSNFVGFLQKALNAPVGNFSKDGGEFSGAAKAYIDSPAFKQTPPKLLIWEIPERDLQTPYDPIKISQ, from the coding sequence ATGCCCGCCCCTACCGCGCCGACCCCACCGAGTGAATTGGCCATTCGCACCAGCCCCCTGGCGGGCTGGGTGCTGGTGCCTTTCCTGGCGGCGGGGCTGTTGTCTTGCGTCTGGCTGATGGTCAAGGGCCCGGTGAGTTTCCTGCCGCCCAAGGTCGACAGCGACATGCTGTTGCATGGCGACGTGACTCACCGGTTTGCCAAGGAACTGTCCAAGGCGCCGATGGCCATCGAGGCGGCGAACCTGGAGCGCGGCGCCAGCTGGCTGGTGTTCAGTGACACCGGGCCGCGAGTCCGCCAGGGTTGCCCGGGCTGGCTGTTTATCAGCGATGAACTGAAGCTCAACCGCCACGCCGAAGACAATGCGCGCACCAAGGCAGACGCGGTGATCGACCTGAAAAAACAGCTCGGCCTACGCGGCATTGATCTGCAAGTGGTGGTGGTGCCGGACAAAACCCGTATCGCGGCCGCACAACGCTGCGGCGTGTATCGCCCGGCCGTACTGGAGGGCCGGGTCCAGCAATGGACCACGCTGTTGCAAGCGGCGGGCGTTGAAGCACTGGATCTGACCGACACCCTGAAACCGCTGGGCCCGGATGCGTTCCTGCGCACCGACACCCACTGGAGTGAAATCGGCTCGAACGCCGGTGCCCGTGCTGTGGCTCAGCGCATCCAGCAGCGCGGTATCCAGGCCACGCCGGAGCAAGCCTTCGACATCACCCAGGCGCCGCTCGCACCGCGTCCGGGTGACCTGGTACGGCTGGCCGGTCTCGACTGGTTGCCGCCGAAGTTGCAGCCAGTGGGCGAGCAGGTTGCGGCCAGTACGGCCCATGAGAAGGGGCCTGCAGCGTCCAGCAACCCTGACGATTTGTTCAGCGACGCCGGGTTGCCGAACGTGGCGCTGATCGGCACCTCGTTCTCGCGCAATTCAAACTTCGTGGGTTTCCTGCAAAAAGCCTTGAATGCACCGGTGGGTAATTTCAGCAAGGACGGTGGCGAATTCTCTGGCGCCGCCAAGGCGTATATCGACAGCCCGGCGTTCAAGCAGACGCCGCCCAAGCTGCTGATCTGGGAGATCCCCGAGCGTGATTTGCAGACGCCTTACGATCCGATAAAGATTAGTCAGTAA
- a CDS encoding MBOAT family O-acyltransferase, producing MVFASLEFLTLFLPAFLLIYALARPGWRNVILLIGSWLFYGWLSPLFLFLHMVLTVVAWVGGLLVDRSREDGKGRVRLLIALIVFNTAVLCWYKYANIVAGTVSEVITWYGAMPLEWQRVALPAGLSFIVLQAISYLVDVHRHTVPVERSFINYATYISMFGHSIAGPIIRYDWVRRELNQRYFNWPNFSLGARRFMIGMGMKVLVADTLSPLVDIAFHLENPSLVDAWIGCLAYSLQLFFDFAGYSAMAIGLGLMLGFHFPENFNRPYLASSIQDFWRRWHLSLSSWLRDYLYIALGGNRDGVWRTYRNLFLTMAIAGLWHGGDSWNYLLWGSAHGIALCIDRAWSRSSLPSIPPVLSHILTLLFVCLAWTLFRAPDFHSALTMYAGQFGMHGIALGDALAVAMRPAHGMAALLGLVCIIAPIWQTRCEQRFGTQPWFVVAASLWPVAGFVLSFALIASRDAVPFLYFQF from the coding sequence ATGGTCTTTGCCTCACTGGAATTCCTCACGCTGTTCCTGCCGGCCTTCCTGTTGATTTATGCGCTGGCCCGTCCGGGCTGGCGCAACGTCATCCTGTTGATCGGCAGCTGGCTGTTCTACGGCTGGCTGAGCCCGCTGTTCCTGTTCCTGCACATGGTGTTGACCGTGGTGGCGTGGGTCGGCGGCTTGCTGGTGGACCGTTCCCGTGAAGACGGCAAGGGCCGGGTGCGGTTGTTGATCGCGTTGATCGTGTTCAACACCGCCGTGCTGTGTTGGTACAAGTACGCCAACATCGTCGCGGGCACCGTGAGTGAGGTGATCACCTGGTACGGCGCCATGCCGCTGGAGTGGCAGCGCGTGGCGTTGCCGGCGGGGTTGTCGTTTATCGTGTTGCAGGCGATCTCGTACCTGGTGGACGTGCATCGGCATACCGTGCCGGTGGAGCGCAGCTTCATCAATTACGCCACCTATATCTCGATGTTCGGCCACTCGATTGCCGGTCCGATCATTCGTTATGACTGGGTGCGGCGCGAGCTGAACCAGCGCTATTTCAACTGGCCGAATTTCAGCCTCGGCGCCCGGCGCTTCATGATCGGCATGGGCATGAAAGTGCTGGTGGCCGACACCTTGTCGCCGCTGGTGGACATTGCCTTTCACCTGGAAAACCCGAGCCTGGTGGATGCCTGGATCGGTTGCCTCGCGTACTCGCTGCAACTGTTTTTCGACTTCGCCGGCTACAGCGCCATGGCCATCGGCCTGGGCTTGATGCTGGGCTTTCACTTCCCGGAAAACTTCAACCGGCCGTACCTGGCCAGCAGCATCCAGGACTTCTGGCGGCGTTGGCATTTGTCATTGTCCAGCTGGCTGCGGGACTACCTGTACATCGCCCTGGGCGGTAACCGCGACGGCGTGTGGCGCACCTATCGCAACCTGTTCCTGACCATGGCGATTGCCGGGTTGTGGCACGGCGGTGACAGCTGGAACTACCTGTTGTGGGGTTCGGCCCACGGTATCGCGTTGTGCATCGACCGGGCGTGGTCGCGTTCGAGCCTGCCGAGCATTCCGCCGGTGCTGTCGCACATCTTGACGCTGCTGTTTGTGTGCCTGGCCTGGACGTTATTCCGCGCACCGGACTTCCATTCGGCGCTGACCATGTACGCCGGGCAATTCGGCATGCACGGCATTGCACTGGGTGATGCGTTGGCCGTGGCCATGCGCCCGGCCCATGGCATGGCCGCGTTGCTCGGTCTGGTGTGCATCATCGCGCCGATCTGGCAGACCCGCTGCGAGCAGCGTTTTGGTACGCAGCCCTGGTTTGTGGTGGCCGCGTCCCTGTGGCCGGTGGCCGGGTTTGTGTTGTCGTTCGCGCTGATTGCCAGCCGCGATGCCGTACCGTTTCTGTACTTTCAGTTCTAA
- a CDS encoding alginate O-acetyltransferase AlgF — translation MKRTTLGLVTLLASVSAYSADIPLYPTGPEKDSAFLRLANGTDGELKLLPQGSKASLVLGGDKLVSDYLPVSGGKTPIKGVLSQGGKDSELAVTVAPGEFATVVAVPDAKGGTRQLVIHEQPDDFNALKASLAFINADAACADASLEAVAQKAELFKKVAEGSISRRMINPVELSVQLKCANAPVGQPLTFTLKAGERYSVLALPSAAGSRLLFTSDTLAN, via the coding sequence ATGAAACGGACCACCCTGGGCCTGGTGACCTTGCTCGCCAGCGTCAGCGCCTACAGCGCCGATATCCCGTTGTACCCCACCGGCCCGGAGAAGGATTCGGCATTCCTGCGCCTGGCCAACGGCACCGACGGCGAGCTGAAATTGCTGCCCCAGGGTTCCAAGGCGAGCCTGGTATTGGGCGGCGACAAACTCGTTTCCGACTACCTGCCGGTGTCGGGCGGCAAGACCCCGATCAAGGGCGTGTTGAGCCAGGGCGGCAAGGATTCCGAGCTGGCCGTGACCGTCGCACCGGGCGAATTCGCCACCGTGGTCGCCGTACCGGATGCCAAGGGCGGCACGCGCCAGTTGGTGATCCACGAACAACCGGACGACTTCAACGCCTTGAAGGCCTCGCTGGCCTTTATCAACGCTGACGCTGCCTGCGCTGACGCAAGCCTGGAAGCCGTGGCGCAAAAAGCCGAGCTGTTCAAGAAGGTCGCCGAAGGTTCGATTTCGCGCCGCATGATCAACCCGGTGGAACTGTCGGTGCAGCTCAAGTGCGCCAATGCACCGGTCGGCCAACCGCTGACCTTCACCCTCAAGGCCGGCGAGCGCTACAGCGTGCTGGCCTTGCCATCGGCTGCCGGTTCGAGGTTGCTGTTTACCTCCGACACGCTCGCTAACTGA
- a CDS encoding SGNH/GDSL hydrolase family protein: protein MPVSASAIAGLTLLVLGESHMSFPDSLLNPLQDNLTAQGAKVHSIGACGAGAADWIVPKKVECGAERLPGGKAEIFGKNGMSTTPIKDLIAKDKPDLVVIIIADTMASYPEPQFPKVWAWKSVTSLTKAITETGTKCVWIGPAWGKVGSQYKKDDARTKVMSQFLATNVAPCTYVDSLTFSKPGQWITTDGQHFTIDGYQKWAKAIGESLAKLPPAAVTKGAQ, encoded by the coding sequence ATGCCTGTTTCCGCTTCTGCTATTGCCGGCCTGACCCTGCTGGTATTGGGCGAAAGTCACATGAGCTTTCCTGATTCGCTGCTCAACCCGCTGCAGGACAACCTGACCGCCCAGGGCGCCAAGGTTCACTCCATCGGCGCATGCGGCGCCGGCGCGGCCGACTGGATCGTGCCGAAGAAAGTCGAGTGCGGCGCCGAGCGCCTGCCCGGCGGCAAGGCCGAGATTTTCGGCAAGAACGGCATGAGCACCACGCCGATCAAAGACCTGATCGCCAAGGACAAGCCGGACCTGGTGGTGATCATCATCGCCGACACCATGGCCTCGTACCCGGAGCCGCAGTTCCCGAAAGTCTGGGCCTGGAAAAGCGTGACCTCCCTGACCAAAGCGATCACCGAAACCGGCACCAAGTGTGTGTGGATCGGGCCGGCGTGGGGCAAGGTCGGTTCGCAGTACAAGAAGGATGACGCGCGCACCAAGGTGATGTCGCAGTTCCTCGCCACCAACGTGGCGCCGTGCACCTACGTCGACTCGCTGACCTTCTCCAAACCGGGCCAGTGGATCACCACCGACGGCCAGCACTTCACCATCGACGGCTACCAGAAGTGGGCCAAGGCGATCGGCGAGTCCCTGGCGAAGTTGCCACCGGCCGCTGTGACCAAGGGAGCGCAATAA
- a CDS encoding cellulose biosynthesis protein BcsC gives MRRHTLAVAILAALASTASFAETTDPQSLLIEQGYYWQSKKNPERALETWQKLLRLSPEQPDALYGIGLISVQQQRPAEAQKYLARLQALSPVPRQALLLEQDITLNIPANAKLLEQARELGEPDEEREQAVALYRQIFQGRQPQGLVAREYYNTLGFTPKGTNEAIAGLQRLSRERPNDPIVALFLAKHLARNPATRAEGIRALAKLAPNNDVGGNADETWRFALIWLGPPKSDQVPLFQQFLAAHPDDTEIRALMNKGIAQGKSGAGWQRDPQMTKAFKALDDGDLKTAEPLLAARLSEKSNDVDALGGMGVLRQQQQRFTEAESYLVQATRLPGGAAWQSALNDVRYWNLLNQARDAQRGGRTSQARDLVAQAERLNPGQPGAAVALAGFQAQDNQFDAAEAGYRKVLARHPGDPDALSGLINVLSQSGQPEEALKLIDSVSPAERAKFAPSVKITALRATQVGKLAEQRGDLKAAQAAYKQALDADPENPWTRFALARIYLRDGQIRNARALIDGLLAKQPNQPDALYTSTLLSAELGEWKKAEETLARIPAGQRTADMNELGIDIALHKQTDIAIETARRGQRPEALALLGRSEAMTRQKPERLAILAAAYVEVGATQQGLDIMQKVLDNNPNPTIDQKLLYANVLLKANHYTEAGDILREVQGQPLSETGRQRYDDLIYLYRVKQADALREKNDLVAAYDMLSPALAQRPNDAMAVGALARMYAASGNSKKAMELYAPLIQQNPNNARLQLGLADVALQGRDRGLAESASEKALSLEPGNPEILTSAARIYQGLGKNNEAAALLRKALAIENSQKSQTQLAQAGSQGVPYNPFVGLPGQRRQVTDLTVAGPVPPPIDAPTNVVPENALAASGRPASNNWNEPFEPPSKIASLDTANLSPARRALDTILRDRTGYVVQGLSVRSNNGESGLSKITDVEAPFEVRMPVGDLNVALRVTPVHLSAGSVGDDALSRFGKGTQKPAGSQSDTGVGLAVAVEDPDKGLKADIGVSPLGFTYSTVVGGVSVARPFEANSNFRYGVNVSRRPVTDSVTSFAGSKDGDGNKWGGVTANGGRGELSYDNQKLGVYGYGSLHELLGNHVDDNTRLELGSGIYWYLRNNPSDTLTLGISGSAMGFRENQGFYTYRQGGYFSPQRFFSLGVPVRWAQSFDRFSYQIKSSVGVQHIEQDGVAYFPGHKELGNQTYDPSSKTGIGYSFNAAAEYRLSSRFYLGGEVGLDNAQDYRQYVGNAYLRYLFEDLSGPMPLPVSPYRSPYSN, from the coding sequence ATGCGCCGTCACACGCTAGCCGTTGCGATTCTGGCCGCCCTGGCTTCTACCGCCAGCTTTGCCGAAACCACTGACCCGCAAAGCCTGCTGATCGAGCAGGGCTATTACTGGCAGTCGAAAAAGAACCCGGAACGCGCCCTCGAAACCTGGCAGAAGCTGCTGCGCCTGAGCCCCGAGCAACCGGATGCGCTGTACGGCATCGGCCTGATTTCGGTGCAGCAACAGCGCCCGGCTGAAGCGCAAAAGTACCTGGCCCGCCTGCAGGCGCTGAGCCCGGTTCCGCGCCAGGCCCTGCTGCTGGAGCAGGACATCACCCTGAATATTCCGGCCAACGCCAAGTTGCTGGAGCAGGCGCGCGAACTGGGCGAGCCTGACGAGGAGCGCGAACAAGCCGTTGCGCTGTATCGCCAGATCTTCCAGGGGCGCCAGCCTCAGGGCCTGGTCGCCCGCGAGTATTACAACACCCTGGGTTTCACCCCCAAGGGCACGAATGAAGCCATCGCCGGCTTGCAGCGCTTGTCCCGCGAGCGGCCGAATGACCCGATTGTGGCGCTGTTTCTGGCCAAGCATCTGGCGCGTAACCCGGCCACCCGTGCCGAGGGCATTCGCGCGTTGGCCAAGCTGGCGCCGAATAACGACGTGGGCGGCAACGCCGATGAAACCTGGCGCTTTGCGCTGATCTGGCTCGGCCCGCCGAAGAGCGACCAAGTGCCGTTGTTCCAGCAGTTCCTTGCGGCGCACCCGGACGACACCGAGATCCGCGCTCTGATGAACAAGGGCATCGCCCAAGGCAAGAGCGGTGCCGGTTGGCAGCGTGATCCGCAGATGACCAAGGCGTTCAAGGCGCTCGATGACGGCGACCTGAAAACCGCCGAACCGCTGCTGGCTGCGCGCCTCAGCGAAAAATCCAACGACGTCGATGCCCTTGGCGGCATGGGCGTGCTGCGTCAACAGCAGCAGCGCTTCACCGAGGCCGAAAGCTACCTGGTGCAGGCCACCCGTTTACCGGGTGGCGCGGCGTGGCAGTCGGCGCTCAATGATGTGCGTTACTGGAACCTGCTCAACCAGGCCCGTGACGCTCAGCGTGGCGGTCGTACCAGCCAGGCCCGTGACCTGGTGGCCCAGGCCGAACGCCTGAACCCTGGTCAGCCCGGCGCTGCTGTGGCGCTGGCGGGTTTCCAGGCTCAGGACAATCAGTTCGACGCCGCCGAAGCCGGCTACCGCAAAGTGCTGGCGCGTCATCCTGGCGACCCGGATGCGCTGAGCGGTTTGATCAACGTGCTGTCCCAATCGGGGCAGCCGGAAGAAGCCTTGAAGCTGATCGATTCGGTCTCGCCCGCCGAGCGCGCCAAGTTTGCGCCGAGCGTAAAAATCACCGCGTTGCGCGCCACCCAGGTCGGCAAACTGGCCGAGCAACGGGGCGATTTGAAAGCCGCGCAAGCCGCCTACAAACAAGCCCTCGATGCCGACCCGGAAAACCCGTGGACGCGCTTCGCCCTGGCACGCATCTACCTGCGCGACGGCCAGATTCGCAACGCCCGTGCCTTGATCGACGGCTTGCTGGCCAAGCAACCGAACCAGCCGGACGCGCTGTACACCAGCACGTTGTTGTCGGCCGAGTTGGGCGAATGGAAGAAAGCCGAAGAGACCCTGGCGCGCATCCCGGCCGGGCAACGCACTGCGGACATGAACGAGCTGGGCATCGATATCGCCCTGCACAAGCAGACCGACATTGCCATCGAAACCGCCCGCCGTGGTCAACGCCCTGAAGCCCTCGCGCTGCTGGGCCGCAGTGAAGCCATGACCCGCCAGAAGCCCGAGCGCCTGGCGATTCTGGCTGCCGCTTATGTGGAAGTCGGCGCGACACAGCAGGGCCTGGACATCATGCAGAAGGTTCTGGATAACAATCCGAACCCGACCATCGACCAGAAGCTGCTGTACGCCAACGTGCTGCTCAAGGCCAACCACTACACCGAGGCCGGCGACATCCTGCGTGAAGTGCAGGGCCAGCCGTTGAGTGAAACCGGCCGCCAGCGTTACGACGATTTGATCTACTTATACCGGGTCAAACAGGCCGATGCCTTGCGCGAGAAAAACGACCTGGTCGCGGCCTACGACATGCTGTCGCCAGCCCTTGCCCAGCGTCCCAACGACGCGATGGCGGTCGGTGCATTGGCGCGGATGTACGCAGCCAGTGGCAACAGCAAAAAGGCCATGGAGCTTTATGCGCCGCTGATCCAGCAGAACCCGAACAACGCCCGCCTGCAATTGGGCCTGGCGGACGTCGCGCTGCAAGGCCGTGATCGTGGCCTGGCGGAAAGCGCCAGTGAAAAGGCGCTGTCCCTGGAGCCGGGTAACCCCGAGATCCTCACCTCTGCGGCGCGCATCTATCAAGGCCTGGGCAAAAACAACGAAGCCGCTGCGTTGCTGCGCAAGGCGCTGGCGATTGAGAACAGTCAGAAGAGCCAGACGCAACTGGCCCAGGCCGGTTCCCAGGGCGTGCCTTACAACCCCTTCGTCGGCTTGCCGGGCCAGCGTCGCCAGGTCACTGACCTGACCGTCGCCGGTCCGGTACCGCCGCCGATTGATGCACCGACGAATGTCGTGCCGGAAAACGCCTTGGCCGCCTCCGGGCGTCCGGCGTCGAACAACTGGAATGAGCCGTTCGAGCCACCGTCGAAAATTGCCTCCCTCGACACCGCCAACCTGAGCCCGGCGCGTCGTGCGCTGGATACGATCCTGCGGGATCGCACGGGTTATGTGGTGCAGGGTTTGAGCGTTCGCAGCAACAACGGTGAGAGCGGGTTGAGCAAAATCACTGACGTTGAGGCGCCGTTCGAGGTGCGGATGCCGGTGGGTGATCTCAATGTTGCGTTGCGTGTGACGCCGGTGCATTTGAGCGCGGGTAGCGTAGGCGACGATGCCTTGTCACGTTTTGGCAAGGGCACCCAGAAACCGGCCGGCTCGCAGAGTGATACCGGTGTAGGGCTCGCTGTGGCGGTGGAAGATCCCGACAAGGGGCTTAAGGCTGACATCGGCGTTAGCCCGCTGGGCTTTACCTACAGCACCGTGGTCGGCGGTGTCAGCGTGGCGCGACCGTTTGAAGCCAATTCGAACTTCCGCTATGGCGTCAACGTATCTCGGCGTCCGGTCACCGATAGCGTGACGTCCTTTGCCGGCTCCAAAGACGGCGATGGGAATAAGTGGGGCGGCGTCACTGCCAATGGTGGCCGTGGTGAATTGAGCTATGACAACCAGAAGCTGGGCGTGTACGGCTACGGTTCGTTGCACGAATTGCTGGGTAATCACGTCGATGACAATACCCGTCTGGAACTGGGCAGCGGTATCTACTGGTACCTGCGCAACAACCCGTCCGACACCCTGACGTTAGGTATTAGCGGCTCGGCCATGGGCTTCAGGGAGAACCAGGGTTTCTACACCTATCGCCAAGGCGGTTACTTCAGTCCGCAACGCTTCTTCTCTTTGGGTGTGCCGGTGCGTTGGGCCCAGAGCTTTGACCGTTTCAGCTACCAGATAAAAAGCTCGGTGGGCGTGCAGCATATCGAGCAAGATGGCGTCGCTTATTTCCCGGGACACAAAGAGCTGGGTAATCAAACATACGACCCAAGCAGCAAAACCGGCATCGGCTACAGCTTCAACGCCGCCGCCGAATACCGCCTCAGCTCGCGCTTTTACCTGGGTGGCGAAGTCGGTCTCGACAACGCCCAGGACTATCGCCAGTACGTCGGCAACGCCTACCTGCGCTACCTGTTTGAAGACCTGAGCGGGCCTATGCCCTTGCCGGTCAGTCCGTACCGTTCCCCTTATTCGAATTGA
- the bcsZ gene encoding cellulose synthase complex periplasmic endoglucanase BcsZ — protein sequence MSPLRSAILTVIGAAMFAGAAQAQTCDWPLWQNYAKRFIQDDGRVLNSSMKPTESSSEGQSYAMFFALVGNDRATFDKLWTWTKANMAGADIGQNLPAWLWGKRDDGKWGAIDTNSASDADLWMAYALLEAARVWNAPQYRSDAQLVLANVERNLIVRVPGLGKMLLPGPVGYAHPGGLWRFNPSYQVLPQLRRFAKERPNAGWNEVAESNAKMLADLPSNPHGLAANWVGYRATSANTGLFIVDPFSDDLGSYDAIRTYLWAGMTAKSDPLAAPMLKALGGISRATASSVTGLPPEKVHVLTGEVEKNNGYTPTGFSASTIAFFQARGETALAQLQKQKVDDALAKALAPSAADSAQPIYYDYMLSLFGQGFADQKYRFEQDGTVKLSWESACAVTR from the coding sequence ATGAGCCCGTTGCGTAGCGCGATTTTGACGGTGATCGGTGCGGCAATGTTTGCCGGTGCCGCCCAGGCGCAGACCTGTGACTGGCCGCTGTGGCAGAACTACGCCAAGCGTTTTATCCAGGACGACGGCCGGGTGTTGAACTCGTCCATGAAGCCGACGGAAAGCAGTTCGGAAGGGCAGTCGTACGCGATGTTCTTTGCCTTGGTCGGCAACGACCGGGCGACCTTCGACAAGCTCTGGACCTGGACCAAGGCCAACATGGCGGGCGCCGACATTGGCCAGAACCTGCCGGCCTGGTTGTGGGGCAAGCGCGACGACGGCAAGTGGGGCGCGATCGACACCAACTCCGCCAGCGATGCGGACTTGTGGATGGCTTACGCCTTGCTCGAAGCGGCGCGTGTGTGGAATGCACCGCAGTACCGCAGCGACGCCCAGCTGGTGCTGGCCAACGTTGAGCGCAACCTGATCGTGCGCGTGCCGGGCCTGGGCAAGATGCTGTTGCCGGGGCCGGTGGGTTATGCGCACCCCGGTGGCCTGTGGCGCTTCAACCCGAGCTATCAAGTGCTGCCGCAACTGCGCCGCTTTGCAAAAGAACGCCCGAACGCCGGCTGGAACGAAGTGGCCGAGAGCAACGCGAAGATGCTCGCCGACCTGCCGAGCAACCCCCACGGCCTGGCGGCCAACTGGGTCGGCTATCGCGCCACCAGCGCGAACACCGGGCTGTTTATCGTCGATCCGTTTTCCGATGACCTGGGCAGCTACGACGCAATCCGCACGTACCTCTGGGCCGGCATGACCGCCAAGAGCGACCCGCTGGCCGCGCCGATGCTCAAGGCGTTGGGCGGGATCTCCCGGGCGACCGCTTCGTCGGTCACCGGTTTGCCGCCGGAGAAAGTCCATGTGCTGACCGGTGAAGTCGAGAAAAACAACGGCTACACGCCGACGGGTTTCTCGGCCTCCACCATCGCCTTCTTCCAGGCCCGGGGCGAAACCGCCTTGGCGCAACTGCAAAAACAGAAAGTCGACGACGCCCTCGCCAAGGCCCTTGCCCCATCGGCGGCGGACAGTGCGCAGCCGATTTACTACGACTACATGCTCAGCCTGTTCGGCCAGGGCTTCGCTGATCAAAAGTACCGTTTCGAACAAGACGGCACGGTGAAATTATCCTGGGAGTCAGCATGCGCCGTCACACGCTAG